A genomic segment from Micromonospora echinaurantiaca encodes:
- a CDS encoding DUF6230 family protein, producing MQERIGNPVGRTRWRRFAAMLVPASAVAAGIVFGMANGAIAASFAVSGQTFKVSASELQGEGFVQYGGVAREVDGTEHPVAVTGIREARLFDLCQSVKAPGAPVVLTITAGGGGRPATASDLLLDVESLEGDVRFTNINIGQDASTLEGGPPGARGPRGAFGQQADAVNIKNLRQVARSTQAGQFNLTGLRLKVNVGPAARECF from the coding sequence GTGCAGGAACGGATCGGTAACCCCGTGGGACGTACCCGGTGGCGAAGGTTCGCCGCGATGCTGGTGCCGGCGAGCGCGGTCGCTGCCGGGATCGTCTTCGGTATGGCCAACGGCGCGATCGCCGCCTCGTTCGCCGTGTCCGGGCAGACGTTCAAGGTGTCGGCCTCGGAGTTGCAAGGGGAGGGCTTCGTCCAGTACGGCGGGGTCGCCAGGGAGGTCGACGGAACGGAGCACCCGGTGGCGGTCACCGGCATCCGCGAGGCGCGGCTGTTCGACCTGTGCCAGTCGGTGAAGGCGCCGGGCGCTCCCGTAGTGCTCACCATCACCGCCGGCGGTGGCGGCCGACCCGCCACGGCGAGCGACCTGCTGCTCGATGTCGAGTCGCTCGAGGGCGACGTCAGGTTCACCAACATCAACATCGGGCAGGACGCGTCGACCCTCGAGGGCGGCCCGCCCGGCGCCCGGGGTCCCCGGGGCGCCTTCGGCCAACAGGCCGACGCGGTCAACATCAAGAACCTGCGTCAGGTGGCCCGCTCCACCCAGGCCGGGCAGTTCAACCTCACCGGACTGCGGTTGAAGGTCAATGTCGGCCCGGCCGCCAGGGAATGCTTCTGA